The Pseudomonas protegens genome contains the following window.
TCGAACGGGCCGGCCAGGGAGGCCAGGTTCTTCAGGCGGATGGCCAGGATCTTCATGGCTGTTCCCCTTCTTGCTGCACGTCCTGCAACAGCAGGGCGAAATCCTTGAGGGTGGCGTCGTCCACCTCGTTGGCGTAGGCGTCGCGCCAGGCGCGGCGGAACAGTTCTTCGGGGCTCAGTTGATCCAGGTCGATCAGCTCGGCGCCGACGTCTTCAGCGTCGCGCCCGCCGCTACCGGCGTACTCGGCGGCGATCCGCACCAGGCGCACGGCCTTGCCTTGCAGGGCGTTTTCCACCTGCTGGCGCAGGTCCGGCTGCGGCTCGTCCAGGCGCACCCGCACTTCCAGCCAGGGCTGGCGCTGTTCTTCGGCCAACAGGTCGATGTCCGGCAGCTCGCCGAGCTGGGTCAGGAGCTCACCCAGGGGCGCCGGGCCCAGGCGTTGCAGGTTCACCGCCCGGGGAATCAGCCGCGGTTCGACGCTGACCAGGGTCTCGCCGTCCAGGCGCACATCGAGGATCTGGTGCTGATAGCCGATCTCGGAGAACGACAGCGGGATCGGCGAGCCGCTGTAGCGGATGCGCTGCTCGCCGTTGACCTTCTGCGGCTTGTGCAGGTGGCCCAGGGCCACGTAGCTGATGTCCGCGCCGAACAGGCCGGCGGGCAGGGCCTCGGCGTTGCCGATGATCAGGCTGCGCTCGGAGTCCTCGGACACCGAGCCGCCGGCCATGTGCGCGTGGCTGATCGCTACCAGGGCCTGACCCGGCTGGCGCTTGGCGTTGGCCGCGGCGATCAGCCATTCATGCACCTGGGCGATGCCCTTGAGGTAGTCGTCGCCCAACTGTCGCCCGGTGACTTCCGCCGGCCGCAGGAACGGCAGGGCCAGGCACCAGGCGGCGATCTGGCCGCTGGCGTCGGGCAGCGGCAGCAGCAGGCGCTCGGCGTCCAACTGGCCGTCGTCGAGCCACAGCACCCGGCCCAGGGCGTGGGTGCGCAGGCGGCGCATCAGCGGCGCCGGCAGCTCGATGCGCGAGCCGGAGTCGTGGTTGCCGGCGATCATCACGATGGTCAGCGCCGGTTGCTGTTCGTGGGCGCTGACGATGAAGTCGTAGAGCCGCTCCTGGGCTTTGACCGGCGGGTTGACGGTGTCGAAGATATCGCCGGCGATCAGCAGCACATCGGGCTGCTCAGCGTTGAGCTGGCGCAGCAGCCACTCCAGAAAGCAGGCGTGTTCGAAATCGCGTTCCTGGCCGTGGAGGTTCTGGCCCAGGTGCCAGTCGGAGGTGTGAAACAGACGCAAGGCAAACTCCAGGAAAAGCAGCTACGAGCTGCAAGTGGCAAGTGGCAAGCGGCAAGCTCAAGCGAATCTTGGCGCTTGAGGCTTGCAGCTTGCGGCTGCTGTTATTTGGGGTAGAGCGGCGGCAGGCTGGTGGTGTCGGTCAACGGGTCCTGGACCCGTTCGTTGATGGGGATGGCGCGG
Protein-coding sequences here:
- a CDS encoding exonuclease SbcCD subunit D C-terminal domain-containing protein, encoding MRLFHTSDWHLGQNLHGQERDFEHACFLEWLLRQLNAEQPDVLLIAGDIFDTVNPPVKAQERLYDFIVSAHEQQPALTIVMIAGNHDSGSRIELPAPLMRRLRTHALGRVLWLDDGQLDAERLLLPLPDASGQIAAWCLALPFLRPAEVTGRQLGDDYLKGIAQVHEWLIAAANAKRQPGQALVAISHAHMAGGSVSEDSERSLIIGNAEALPAGLFGADISYVALGHLHKPQKVNGEQRIRYSGSPIPLSFSEIGYQHQILDVRLDGETLVSVEPRLIPRAVNLQRLGPAPLGELLTQLGELPDIDLLAEEQRQPWLEVRVRLDEPQPDLRQQVENALQGKAVRLVRIAAEYAGSGGRDAEDVGAELIDLDQLSPEELFRRAWRDAYANEVDDATLKDFALLLQDVQQEGEQP